The proteins below come from a single Triticum aestivum cultivar Chinese Spring chromosome 5D, IWGSC CS RefSeq v2.1, whole genome shotgun sequence genomic window:
- the LOC123124246 gene encoding nardilysin isoform X2, translated as MAGPGSGRPPGGEGNCGVIYSPYPQSSPLAPRLTYLFQQFGLDKIGDIMNRPDGKTFQQRIDHLREELDAFERARDIFYMVEVDEDDEYGDEDEDETDENLLGDEDEEKPDIAKRPHAPVEGELECKKPKTAQDLRCRL; from the exons ATGGCTGGCCCTGGCAGTGGCAGACCACCCGGCGGCGAAGGCAACTGTGGTGTGATTTATTCACCCTATCCGCAGTCGTCCCCTCTTGCTCCTCGCCTGACCTACCTGTTCCAACAGTTCGGCCTGGACAAGATCGGCGATATCATGAACCGTCCCGATGGCAAGACGTTCCAGCAGAGGATCGACCACCTACGAGAG GAACTGGATGCTTTCGAACGTGCTCGTGACATATTCTACATGGTCGAggtcgacgaggacgacgagtacggggacgaggacgaggatgagaCGGATGAAAAT CTCTTAGGTGATGAAGATGAAGAAAAACCAGATATCGCGAAACGGCCACATGCTCCTGTTGAAGGCGAACTGGAATGCAAGAAGCCAAAGACAGCACAAGACTTGAGGTGCCGATTATGA
- the LOC123124246 gene encoding uncharacterized protein isoform X1: MAGPGSGRPPGGEGNCGVIYSPYPQSSPLAPRLTYLFQQFGLDKIGDIMNRPDGKTFQQRIDHLREELDAFERARDIFYMVEVDEDDEYGDEDEDETDENVGQMLLGDEDEEKPDIAKRPHAPVEGELECKKPKTAQDLRCRL; this comes from the exons ATGGCTGGCCCTGGCAGTGGCAGACCACCCGGCGGCGAAGGCAACTGTGGTGTGATTTATTCACCCTATCCGCAGTCGTCCCCTCTTGCTCCTCGCCTGACCTACCTGTTCCAACAGTTCGGCCTGGACAAGATCGGCGATATCATGAACCGTCCCGATGGCAAGACGTTCCAGCAGAGGATCGACCACCTACGAGAG GAACTGGATGCTTTCGAACGTGCTCGTGACATATTCTACATGGTCGAggtcgacgaggacgacgagtacggggacgaggacgaggatgagaCGGATGAAAATGTAGGACAGATG CTCTTAGGTGATGAAGATGAAGAAAAACCAGATATCGCGAAACGGCCACATGCTCCTGTTGAAGGCGAACTGGAATGCAAGAAGCCAAAGACAGCACAAGACTTGAGGTGCCGATTATGA
- the LOC123124247 gene encoding zinc finger protein 692-like yields the protein MAAGAGRMPTNRLVDNQPSLPPAISIPCSTHHPSRGLSSEEENLAFSLMMLANGIRDEYHVFLDYDTMRPPPLPLPPHMVDIPVSVARDLAQGVLAAEVTSQTSASVVVVAPRQGPTQAPPPLSVVVIGANLVLEQVVPLTQAPHLVIVTQAAPALALASTQARQVVAKNKVPFNKPNKASTQPIKPCKSLKAVVTTVENQVLQQGSQQLLHEWPVCVKRFNKSRGLNVHMKTHPDGRLHPCVWCMSTFPNSSTLRSHVRRNNTCGGNKPRKLGPVAAAAIAWHTINLNMPEI from the coding sequence ATGGCCGCCGGCGCAGGCCGCATGCCCACGAACCGACTTGTTGATAATCAGCCTTCGCTACCACCAGCAATCTCAATACCATGCTCCACGCACCACCCTAGTCGTGGACTCAGCTCCGAGGAGGAGAACCTCGCTTTTTCTCTGATGATGCTGGCCAACGGCATCCGGGATGAGTATCATGTATTCCTTGACTATGATACAATGCGACCACCGCCGCTGCCTTTGCCACCACACATGGTAGATATTCCGGTGAGCGTAGCCCGCGATTTAGCCCAGGGTGTACTGGCGGCCGAGGTGACCAGCCAAACATCGGCTTCGGTGGTCGTGGTTGCTCCAAGGCAAGGTCCCACACAAGCGCCGCCACCGTTGTCGGTAGTCGTCATCGGGGCAAATCTGGTGCTAGAGCAGGTGGTCCCGTTGACCCAAGCGCCACACCTGGTGATTGTGACTCAAGCGGCCCCTGCTCTGGCATTGGCATCCACCCAAGCACGACAAGTTGTCGCGAAGAACAAAGTGCCATTCAACAAGCCCAACAAAGCGTCCACACAACCAATCAAGCCATGCAAATCGCTCAAGGCTGTGGTCACGACGGTGGAGAACCAAGTGCTGCAGCAGGGGAGCCAACAACTGTTACACGAGTGGCCCGTGTGTGTCAAGAGGTTCAACAAGTCTCGGGGCCTTAATGTGCACATGAAAACCCATCCAGATGGGAGATTGCACCCATGTGTGTGGTGCATGAGCACTTTCCCCAACTCCTCTACGCTTCGCTCACACGTCAGGCGCAACAATACTTGCGGTGGAAACAAGCCAAGAAAGCTTGGGCCCGTGGCCGCGGCGGCGATAGCATGGCACACCATCAACCTGAACATGCCGGAGATTTAA